DNA from Kineosporiaceae bacterium:
TGGTCGGCGCCGAGCCGGCGAGCGACGAGGTGTTGTACTCGGTGCACACGCCCGAGTTCGTGGCGGCGGTCAAGGCCGCCTCGGTCGACCCGGCGGCGACCGACCTCCACGCCGGCCTGGGTACGGCCGACGTGCCGGTGTTCCCGGACATGCACGAGGCGAGCGCCCGCATCGTCGCGGCCTCGCGGGACGTGGCGCTGGCGGTGTGGAACGGCGAGGCCGCCCACGGGGTCAACTTCACCGGGGGCATGCACCACGCCATGACCGCTCACGCCAGCGGATTCTGCGTCTACAACGACGTGGCCGTCGCCATCCAGGCCCTGTTGGACGCCGGTGCCCGCCGGGTGGCCTATGTCGACATCGACGTCCACCACGGCGACGGCGTCGAGAAGATCTTCTGGGACGAACCCCGGGTGCTGACCATCTCGCTGCACGAGACCGGCCAGGTGCTCTTCCCGGGAACCGGGTACGCCAACGACATCGGCGGCCCCCGTGCCGAGGGCGAGGCGGTCAACGTCGCCTTCCCACCCGGCACCGGGGACGCCGCGTGGTTGCGCGCGT
Protein-coding regions in this window:
- a CDS encoding acetoin utilization protein AcuC, producing the protein MAPVRLLLTSMLARELGLFDQPGVHVVGAEPASDEVLYSVHTPEFVAAVKAASVDPAATDLHAGLGTADVPVFPDMHEASARIVAASRDVALAVWNGEAAHGVNFTGGMHHAMTAHASGFCVYNDVAVAIQALLDAGARRVAYVDIDVHHGDGVEKIFWDEPRVLTISLHETGQVLFPGTGYANDIGGPRAEGEAVNVAFPPGTGDAAWLRAFHAVVPPLLRSFKPDVLVTQHGCDSHVLDPLAHMALSLDCQRASYEALHDLAHEVSAGRWVALGGGGYEVVDVVPRAWSHLIGIAAHAPVDPETAIPPGWRDYVMERFARHAPPRMTDGAEVHYRSWAMGHDPGDAVDRSVMATRRAVFPLRGLDPWFD